The sequence CGTGGCTGAAACCGTGTGGTCACGGCTCCTCATTTTATCAGTCAACCAATCAACCTTACGCCTTGTGTTCACAAAGATGACACTCTGCGTGATGGCTAGCGTCTCGTAGAGATCACAAAGCGTCTCCAGCTTCCACTCTTCCTTGTCAACGTTGACGTAGAACTGCTtgataccttcaagagtcagcTCGTCACGCTTCACAAGGATCCTCACCGGTTTGTTCATGAACTTCCTTGTGATCTCGAGAGCTTCAGGCGGCATCGTGGCGGAGAAGACACCGACCTGAACCTTAGAAGGAAGAAGCTGGAAGATGTCGTAAATCTGATCCTTGAAACCACGAGAGAGCATCTCATCGGCTTCATCAAGAACAaacatcttcatggcatcagcGCGGAGAGATTGTCTACGCAACATGTCAAAGACACGTCCAGGTGTTCCAACGACAACGTGGACACCAGACTGGAGAATGCGTTGATCCTCACGCACACTTGTTCCACCAACACAGGCGTGAACCTTGACACCGAGGTAGTCACCAAGAGCCCTCATAACCTTTTCAATCTGCTGAGCGAGCTCTCTGGTGGGAGCCAGAACAAGAGCTTGGCATTGAACGAGAGTGTAATCAAGCTGCTGAAGAACGCCAGAGCAGAAGGTAGCGGTCTTGCCGGTTCCAGACTGAGCTTGCTGGATCACATCAAGACCCTTGCAGAATGGAATAATACCTCTCTGCTGAATAGCAGATGGCTTCTCAAAACCTGGAATCAAATTACCAGTTAGATTACAGAAATTTATGACAAGCTATACTACAGAAGCTCAATGAGTTTGTGTAAGAGTGACTAGGCCTAggaatttcggtttggttttctcagtttttggtttttcggtcCTAGAGATATAGGATCAGTTTGGGTACTTATgaaattttgtttggtttctgtTATTTCGGTTTTTGATTCGGATGACAATGTTGGGAACTGGCTAATACCCGATAACATATTGGGTCTAATTCGGTTTACAAACagtatatttagaatatttgattctttcaaacataataaaattaatatttttagatatataaactattattttaaaattttgggtacTCATTTCATTCTCGGTTCAGTtccggtttgttttttttaggcTCTAGACACAGGATCCTTGGGgatatttatgaaatttggtttgtttgttttttcggTTCAGCACAGTTCAGTTCCGGGTAAATGTGCTTAGGGCTAAGAGTGACATTAAGCTTTGAAGTAACTAAAAGAAAGACAGAACCAAAACATATACAATGAAGGAATAAAAATTTGTACTATCTCACTAACCGTAGGCATAGATGCCTCTCAGGAGATCAGACTTGAGTTCCATTGCATCAAAGCTATCACAGACTTCATCATAAGTGGTGTAGAAAGTTTCCTCTCCTTCCTCGCCGAGTCTGCAAAACCACCATAGACCTTAGTCTTGGTTAGCTACTTAGGTTATAGAGTGATTCAAATGGTAAGTGAGAACTTACATGGCATTCATCTTAGAATCAAACTGACGAGGATCGTATTGTGTTCCTTCTGACGCCATTCCTGCCATGACTGGAGAGATATACATAAACACAAACCAAAACGACAttgtaagaaacaaaaaaatatagatttcaaaaaTCACACAAAGAAAACATTCAAATGTCTGAGATCCGACAACAACTGGAAAGGAAAGCAAGAATCAAATGAAACCAAAACATAACAAGTTGTCCCAATCTGCATTGTACAAAATGAAACCAAAACATAACAAGTTGTCCCAATCTGCATTGTACAAAACTAGATCTCTAACGAATCAGCATTGCGTAGGATGAAACAAATACGAATCAAAACCAGTATCAGAGATTCCAAACACACACAAAGTACAGAGAGAGACATTAAAACAAACCTGCTGTTAGCACAAAGTGAAAAAGAGAGATCTCGAGAGAGAAGAAATGGTCAAATGAGAGACGGAAACTCCTCGGATCTGCGCCGTGGAgtttaagaagaagaaagtaaCTGCTTCTACTTTATATACCTTCCACCGTCTTCTTTTTTTAGGTTTGAAAACCAAAACaacttttaacattttattttatttactgacTTGTCCtccaatttttcatttttataccTTTTTCACTCTTGTTCCTTTTTCAACATTAGTTCTAAAGTGTGGAAGTTTTATACACTGACTTGATTAATAATTCTatgaattgaattttttttttttgtcagcaattcTACGACTTGAATTAGATCGTccatttgtaaataattttttttgtatacacagataaaaatattttaagaatcataataattgattaatatttaaattcttttatttataaaatttatttcattttataaattatatataggaaaataaatactatttaataaataatataaatcttGTCTTGTCTATAGATgtattttatgtataaaatatgagaattaattaattattatttttatatattatgttgcaTTTTTCATCCGAGTTAAACCATAAttgttttggattttaaataaataaaacaaattaatcatgttatttacatttagttcagtttgtcttataattataaatatatttgggaaatatttttttaatttttatatgttattttataactaaattaaattattacagtcataattttaattttaatcttgaattggttatttattttaaagttaaatatcccttatatactaaatcacaaGTCACATGAGCAATAACAGTATGACACATGGCattagttttacaaaaaaaaaaaactaaaaacaaataagCGAAAACAACCGGTTGAAAAAATATTCTCCACCCCTTATTTTTCTGCAATTTCAACCatctaattcctaaattttctcaaaatttcacCCACGTTTCATTATCAACTGTTTTCTTCTGTATATTTCCAGCTTTAAATATCATTTCCAAAACTTTTTAAAACGGTCAAAAGAGTAAAGAACTTATGCTCTTCCTTTTGTCTATTTTCACAGTTTCTTCAAAACCTCAAACTCCACTCTGTATTCGTCAGATGTAATATGAGCCCAAACAGTAAAATAATTCAGAGTGGAAATGACACTTGTGTATATATACTTCTGTTTCACAGATTCTAAAAGGAGACAAACCTAAATgggaaataaaattttatcagcAACAAAGGTAAAGTATTTTATCAGCAACAAAGGTAAAGTATTTACCTTCTTTTTACTTATAAATTGGTTTTAATATCTGTTTTGTGACTTCTCTTTAGAAAAATTATGTTAACTATATTTCTCTAATGCAATAGAGTTGGATATATTGTAGAAGCTGATTCCAATGCTAAGTCTTGATTTTTCAGAGTGAACATAAATATGGGTCCTTTAGAGGAAAGGATGATACTTTCGGGTATGCACACCGTTGCTGATATTTTCTGCTGCTGTTGCGGAGATAATGTTGGCTGGAAATACGTAACTTGCTTTATATCTCTCTTTACTCTTTAGTCTCACTTCCAGTTTTCTTGGGACAGGTTTCtcattttttcacattttttctttctttatttgttAGGAATCAGAGCATGAGAAAGATCAGAAGTATAAAGAAGACAAATTTGTTCTGGAAAGGTAACATCGTCTCTTCTGAAAAGTTTCTCTTGGTCCATAGTTTCAGTTATTTagtcgaaaaaaaaattatgttatctatttagtatttactacagatagagaaaatgagtaTACGTTGAAATTAGAActctaaactatatttttgtgttgtatatatctcaaattttaaatataaaatactttcAACATATATCTATTTTGAACTATTTTCCGTTTACAAGGTCTTTATTTGAATGCAACTATTTTATGAAATTGTTATCCATACTTatagaatatttaattaatataattatttttttattgataattctgaaattgcagttttatcatcaaataattttaaaaacagttaatTTAATTCGTGCGTAGCACGAGGGTAACACTAgtaacataaaattttgaatggaCCAGATGATCATAGGatgaatatataatttatatgatCACTTATATTGTTTAacacattttttaataattattatatcatTGAGatgatatttttaagtattatatatatatatatatatatattcaataacAACTAAAATCTTATGGATATTTCCTTTTCagagcatatatatacatatatatatatatatatatatgacaatctACATCATAttcttatgaatatttttatgttcttggaaaataaaatataataaaaaccaaaaattattaaGTAAagggaaaatataaaattttagtaatggCATTTTGTAAACAGCTAATTTTGAAATGACGATGTTACTTTAGTCATTTGTTAAGAGTAAAATGACATTTCagatattatatatagtatatattccatatctatatatttttttctattataaaaattttcaaataaaatttaaattataaaaataaaaatgtagtaATATTTAGCaaatattaagtaaatttagtaattttagtaaaaattagtaaaaattactctgtaattatttagtaatttttagtaaaaattagTAAACATTACTCCGTAATTATTCATCCAACAGATTTTAATTACTAATaatctattttaataaatttaataaaataagataaaagtaTAACCTTTTCCAGTTAgtatttctttttactttaaaaCCATGTGCTAATCTGTTTGTATTAAAGTATGGTTGTAACTAAATTATCTATTTTTAGAGTAGAATGATGTGGAATGATTAATTCCactaaattctattaaaatattatttaatgtgAATAGAATGTAATGATCATTCATCAATTAtacacaaaaaaatacaaaaaaaaaccttcaaTATAATTTTGTTAAGGAATAAAAGAAATGATACTATTCTATGGTGAACAAGACATTCATTATTTACAAACAcgttatacataatttatattctaTCAATTCAAGCTGTATATAAAAGCAAAATGTATGTGACCAGCATATATAGCAAGCTAAGATATATTATATGTTGTACAAAAAAAGAACAGATTATACCTTTAAAATAATTGAAGCTTCAATACTAGAGAATCTTGGATACAGTTATAAATCCATCCCTTTCGTTTGTCGATCTTTTCCGAAAGATAATTCTATTGCATTTCGATCAACATCGTTTTTCCAAACAAACTCTCTTTGGTGGAGATCAATTTTATGAAAGTACATCATTCCCTCCTGGGTGGTACTTGAACCCAACCCCTACAGCAATAGAGACAATTAATATGGAGAGAACTATGGGCACTAAGTGTTCTATTTCTTATAAGAGAAAGCAAATCCTGTAATACTTGAAAGACCATTCGGTTGCATtacctttctcttttttttccacTCTCCGAGTTCATGTAGTGAGTAAAATGTTTCAGGTTCTTTACTCTTATGTGTTGCTTgagtatatattttgtatagtgttaatcaaaaaaaagttatattggATGAAGAATCTACT is a genomic window of Brassica napus cultivar Da-Ae chromosome A2, Da-Ae, whole genome shotgun sequence containing:
- the LOC106396560 gene encoding eukaryotic initiation factor 4A-3, with the translated sequence MAGMASEGTQYDPRQFDSKMNAILGEEGEETFYTTYDEVCDSFDAMELKSDLLRGIYAYGFEKPSAIQQRGIIPFCKGLDVIQQAQSGTGKTATFCSGVLQQLDYTLVQCQALVLAPTRELAQQIEKVMRALGDYLGVKVHACVGGTSVREDQRILQSGVHVVVGTPGRVFDMLRRQSLRADAMKMFVLDEADEMLSRGFKDQIYDIFQLLPSKVQVGVFSATMPPEALEITRKFMNKPVRILVKRDELTLEGIKQFYVNVDKEEWKLETLCDLYETLAITQSVIFVNTRRKVDWLTDKMRSRDHTVSATHGDMDQNTRDIIMREFRSGSSRVLITTDLLARGIDVQQVSLVINFDLPTQPENYLHRIGRSGRFGRKGVAINFMTTDDERMLSDIQKFYNVVVEELPSNVADLL